In a single window of the Acidobacteriota bacterium genome:
- a CDS encoding SDR family NAD(P)-dependent oxidoreductase, translated as MNSADSDNAVAIVGYAYRMPGGIRTDDDFWRLLSEREIVQEPVTDRYGRGYRPIGGFSGPGRIASPYEGLIRQDEERLFDRSLFGMSHNEMMATDPQLRMLMSCAWESIERTGWDLHSLRNSATGVFVGGQVPSVANWRPMRGVDEFSVTSISLAMLANRISFHFNLMGPSATYCTACSASLTALHSALNAIRCGDCEQALVGSVNYLGGARLSIAFNALGVISPDGKCHSFDAEANGYMRSEGAFVFAIKPLAAAERDGDHIYAVVEATALNAAGGADGSDGLAQGRYITAPTRHAQVELMRTAFGRAGRSMGDVDYIEAHATGTVVGDRIEGNAITEAFRGFDREVPLRIASVKSNVGHMEAAAFHCALFKVILMMQRRTFAPNSKNFVAPNPEIDFDSCPMQVQTNCEPFPERPVTVGINSFGFGGANGHCVVREYRPEQSRRWSVPLAPEAGFMIPLSARTSGTLARSAQQLRETLSEQEVDLYTLAGNLSRRRTHFAARKAFAVRSRRELVEALDAFAPESSSVSMVEEGERRVAMVFSGQGTQWAGCGRGLYNADPVFRRAIDAIDTHWREHSDMSLREACFSATQEELNEVQLAQPVIFMIQCALVELLKTWGVYPYCVVGHSSGEVAAAYACGALSLEDATRLVFHRATLQQATAGTGRMLAVGLDRPGLEELLEALSVPLRAEGEGPTRVEIACENAPASTVICGKEAALRPIMEELDRRRLQNRLLPGNIAFHSTAMNPIKDKVLAAMSFLDECAFDAEVPFVSSVTGGRMDRLDSPYWWSNIRQPVLFRAAMESIQTEFRPQVVLEIAPHSALQPTIVQCSEGKLQAPVCVPTLMRNSDVCRGFLEALGALFEAGVSLDFAAQYPRPKPVAHLLPGHPREEQTAMDLMCDNEMFVRQGEYSHGPLVGHRIPSDHLLFEARLSERDFPWLTDHRVHHAPIMPAAGYIELVLQALKGVPAHFEEIEFLQPCPIPKTAVRLQTALHPVANAPGEYTFTISSRAYDVEAENVLHCRGRVHRTGDPGVPGVAERLSDVDTSDCDLVRLMSGESFYEHAEAILGHAFHYGPAFQTIQGVEADVAARVFRFDVAVDEELWSSGQEEGFVLFPALMDGGLQIFLHYLMRKSDLFAIPQRARHLTFVRPPTSPRITCHVAGGINDLSGTDERGQFTIPLGEISLGSISFYDGETGLLCAHIGQYCSFNSNPRWNDLPHNKHVLSWQPKFVPAGQPLADRLPDGEIEPAGLIAALEEPERGERYNCHVIELAGCREADRTILHQCVEYLSAGDAQTEFWLISDREEIARGHYEAFHHHDAALRFDYHDPASEPVLDRGLLRPGAAEILFLHADGRALGPENWVLARRLAVPGGLALISHGEGEVIAPGAGWATLRSGRRTTLLQAPQSNDDGHDIGELPSPRWVVGGREGRAAEWVSLLDSSQPIHRISDESLASSRLHTLDRWPQAADLQAIDFFCEPDSEDETGEQVVWRLIAFVQALVSYRIEHASRPCRMTVVTHRAVHDVGDPRGSGPWGAVRSMAAEVGEEARIDFRLVDLGDSGDLKTLARLARTDLRERELAIRQRRLWVPRIVSIRERFSGVPGRAQPTYRLTLDNPGQIVGLQMKTYQLPLPGPSDVEIEVAATGLNFRDVMVALGLLPALAYERSAMGREVGMEGSGIVRRVGPEVHHCRVGDEVAFIQGGCIANRVIVNQHHVFAKPASLSMEEAASSLSVYVTAYYSLIHLARLSQGQRVLVHSAMGGVGQAAIALARHVGAEIYATAGSRSKRERLLAMGVRGAFDSHSFDWYDDLMAATGGEGVDVVLNSLAGHHIQLCLQALRPGGWHCEIGKIDIYADSDLSLRVFRKNLRFAAIDVDRMMIDDPDLSRHLSQACLDLLDQGALSPLPVTVFPYQDYAKALRLMTTGQHQGKLVLQAPRSLSGPEFPIADARPFLDPDATYLVTGGLGGFGLRLLPYLVASGARHLTLMDRDPERRRSVEWIRRSTTLINMNQDVEIDIVSGDVAVEADVRRCVAQLQKPLKGVFHLAGMLDDRLLADTSGESVTRVFAPKARGALHLHRATAGHPLDHFVLFSSISSTFGNFGQINYSAANAFVDGLVAWRKLQGLPGLSYSLAAVAEVGMAARNLHLLRMMRAVGTPPVSSDSAIGNLDYALRSAGDRDHLMTIFFTRPPWTFNAPDYMRAGRLMNNQDAFEGEASSQLTVEGVVAQIAEKVAELCGHEEGGVEEPLSSFGLTSISVAELGTFIQTQFNYQVSALELMTTASSLSLAQAIVHGTADVEQDQAETDRVDTEDATHTVQRHLRRAPSAFANAREDHFPNGRRLETGIVRASADTHAG; from the coding sequence ATGAATTCCGCCGATTCCGATAACGCCGTTGCCATCGTCGGATATGCCTACCGGATGCCGGGAGGGATCCGGACCGACGACGATTTCTGGCGTCTGCTCAGTGAACGAGAAATCGTGCAGGAGCCCGTTACCGACCGTTATGGCCGAGGCTACCGGCCGATTGGCGGATTCTCTGGCCCCGGGCGGATCGCCAGCCCCTACGAGGGATTGATCCGCCAGGATGAGGAAAGGCTCTTCGATCGCAGCCTCTTCGGAATGTCGCATAACGAGATGATGGCAACCGATCCGCAGTTGCGGATGCTGATGTCCTGCGCCTGGGAGAGCATCGAGCGGACCGGCTGGGATTTGCACTCATTGCGCAATAGCGCCACCGGCGTCTTCGTTGGCGGGCAGGTCCCGTCGGTGGCGAACTGGCGACCGATGCGCGGAGTCGATGAGTTTTCCGTTACGAGCATCAGTCTGGCCATGCTGGCCAACCGCATTTCCTTCCACTTCAATTTGATGGGACCTTCCGCCACCTATTGCACCGCCTGTTCCGCCAGCCTGACCGCTTTGCACTCGGCGCTGAACGCAATTCGCTGCGGCGATTGCGAACAGGCCCTGGTCGGCTCGGTCAACTATCTGGGCGGAGCCCGGCTAAGCATTGCCTTCAACGCTCTGGGCGTGATCAGTCCGGACGGCAAATGCCACTCCTTCGACGCCGAAGCCAACGGCTACATGCGCTCGGAAGGGGCGTTCGTCTTTGCCATCAAGCCCCTGGCAGCAGCCGAAAGGGACGGCGACCACATTTACGCCGTGGTGGAGGCGACCGCTCTAAATGCCGCCGGCGGGGCCGACGGAAGTGACGGACTGGCTCAAGGGCGCTATATCACCGCCCCCACCCGGCACGCACAGGTGGAATTGATGCGCACGGCCTTTGGACGTGCGGGTCGGTCGATGGGAGACGTCGACTATATCGAGGCTCATGCGACCGGCACGGTGGTGGGTGACCGTATTGAAGGGAACGCCATCACCGAAGCCTTCCGCGGGTTCGATCGAGAGGTTCCGCTGCGAATCGCCAGCGTCAAGAGCAACGTGGGGCATATGGAGGCAGCGGCGTTCCATTGCGCCCTGTTCAAGGTCATCCTGATGATGCAGCGGCGCACCTTCGCTCCCAACTCCAAGAATTTCGTCGCACCCAATCCGGAAATCGACTTCGACAGTTGTCCCATGCAGGTGCAGACCAACTGCGAGCCATTTCCGGAACGTCCCGTCACGGTGGGAATCAACTCATTCGGATTCGGGGGCGCCAACGGACATTGTGTCGTGCGTGAATACCGTCCGGAACAGTCACGGCGGTGGTCGGTGCCGCTGGCTCCGGAGGCCGGGTTCATGATTCCGCTCTCGGCACGGACGTCGGGCACACTGGCTCGGAGCGCTCAGCAGCTCCGGGAAACGCTGTCCGAGCAAGAGGTCGATCTCTATACACTGGCTGGAAATCTCAGCCGTCGCCGCACTCATTTCGCCGCCCGCAAGGCCTTCGCAGTACGCAGCCGGCGGGAGTTGGTCGAGGCGTTGGACGCCTTTGCGCCGGAATCCTCATCGGTTTCCATGGTCGAGGAGGGGGAGCGGCGTGTGGCCATGGTGTTTTCCGGACAGGGAACTCAGTGGGCGGGTTGCGGCCGCGGCCTCTACAACGCCGATCCCGTTTTTCGCCGGGCCATCGACGCCATCGACACCCACTGGCGGGAACACTCGGACATGTCGTTGCGCGAGGCCTGTTTCTCCGCCACCCAAGAGGAACTCAATGAGGTCCAACTGGCTCAGCCCGTAATATTCATGATCCAGTGCGCACTGGTGGAACTGCTCAAGACCTGGGGGGTCTATCCGTACTGCGTGGTCGGCCACAGTTCCGGCGAGGTCGCCGCTGCCTACGCCTGCGGGGCGCTTTCGCTGGAGGACGCAACCCGCCTGGTCTTCCATCGCGCCACACTGCAACAGGCGACAGCCGGTACCGGCCGCATGCTGGCGGTGGGACTGGACCGGCCGGGCCTGGAAGAACTGCTCGAAGCCTTGTCTGTTCCGCTTCGGGCCGAGGGAGAAGGTCCGACCCGGGTGGAGATCGCCTGCGAGAACGCTCCGGCCAGCACGGTCATCTGCGGGAAAGAGGCCGCATTGAGGCCCATTATGGAGGAGTTGGACCGCCGCCGCCTGCAGAATCGGTTGCTGCCGGGCAACATCGCCTTCCATTCCACCGCCATGAACCCGATCAAGGACAAGGTGCTGGCGGCCATGTCCTTCCTCGACGAGTGTGCCTTCGACGCCGAGGTGCCGTTCGTCTCTTCGGTGACAGGTGGGAGGATGGATCGGTTGGACAGTCCCTACTGGTGGTCGAATATTCGCCAGCCGGTTCTGTTCAGGGCGGCGATGGAAAGCATACAAACAGAATTCCGACCCCAGGTAGTGCTGGAAATCGCGCCGCACAGTGCCCTGCAACCCACCATCGTGCAGTGCTCGGAGGGCAAGTTGCAGGCGCCGGTCTGCGTTCCGACGCTCATGCGGAATTCCGATGTCTGCCGAGGCTTCCTGGAAGCCCTGGGCGCCCTTTTTGAGGCTGGAGTCAGCCTGGATTTCGCCGCTCAGTATCCGCGCCCGAAACCCGTAGCTCACCTGCTTCCCGGTCATCCCAGAGAAGAGCAGACGGCGATGGATCTCATGTGCGACAACGAGATGTTCGTCCGGCAGGGCGAGTACTCCCACGGTCCTTTGGTCGGACACAGGATTCCTTCCGACCATCTGCTGTTTGAAGCACGGCTTTCAGAGAGGGACTTCCCCTGGCTGACGGACCATCGCGTCCATCATGCCCCGATCATGCCGGCAGCCGGTTACATTGAATTGGTTCTGCAGGCGCTCAAAGGCGTCCCGGCTCATTTCGAAGAGATCGAATTTCTTCAGCCCTGCCCCATTCCCAAAACGGCTGTGCGCTTGCAGACAGCGCTCCATCCCGTGGCCAATGCTCCCGGCGAATATACTTTCACCATTTCTTCACGGGCTTACGACGTCGAAGCGGAAAACGTGCTCCACTGTCGCGGCAGGGTGCACCGAACCGGCGACCCCGGGGTGCCTGGCGTGGCGGAGCGTCTTTCGGATGTCGACACGTCGGACTGCGATCTCGTTCGCCTGATGAGTGGGGAGAGCTTCTACGAGCATGCTGAGGCAATCCTCGGCCACGCCTTTCACTATGGTCCTGCCTTCCAGACGATTCAGGGAGTCGAGGCGGACGTCGCCGCCAGGGTATTCCGGTTCGATGTGGCGGTGGATGAGGAGTTGTGGAGCAGTGGCCAGGAGGAAGGCTTCGTCCTGTTCCCCGCCTTGATGGACGGCGGCCTGCAAATCTTTCTGCACTATCTCATGCGGAAATCCGATTTGTTTGCCATTCCGCAGCGAGCCCGGCATCTGACCTTCGTTCGTCCCCCGACATCCCCCCGGATCACCTGTCATGTGGCGGGAGGGATCAACGACTTGTCGGGAACGGACGAAAGGGGTCAATTTACGATTCCGCTGGGAGAAATTTCCCTGGGCAGTATCAGTTTCTACGATGGAGAGACCGGGTTGCTTTGCGCCCACATCGGCCAGTACTGCTCCTTCAACTCCAATCCGAGGTGGAACGACCTGCCGCACAACAAGCACGTACTGTCCTGGCAACCGAAGTTCGTTCCCGCGGGACAACCGCTGGCAGATCGATTGCCCGACGGCGAGATCGAGCCGGCCGGGTTGATTGCCGCTCTGGAGGAGCCCGAGCGGGGCGAGCGCTACAACTGCCACGTGATCGAATTGGCGGGTTGTCGAGAAGCGGATCGGACGATCCTCCATCAATGTGTCGAGTACCTTTCGGCTGGCGACGCACAGACCGAGTTCTGGCTCATCAGCGACCGGGAGGAGATCGCCCGGGGCCACTACGAGGCATTTCACCACCACGACGCCGCCCTTCGATTCGATTATCACGATCCCGCCTCAGAGCCGGTTCTGGATAGGGGCCTGCTGCGCCCGGGTGCCGCCGAGATCCTTTTCCTGCATGCGGATGGCAGGGCGCTTGGCCCGGAGAATTGGGTACTGGCCCGTCGTCTGGCGGTGCCCGGCGGCCTGGCGCTGATCTCTCACGGCGAGGGCGAGGTCATCGCTCCTGGCGCCGGTTGGGCCACCTTGCGCTCCGGACGACGCACAACCCTGCTGCAGGCGCCCCAGTCCAACGACGACGGCCATGACATCGGGGAGTTGCCGAGTCCACGGTGGGTAGTGGGAGGCCGGGAAGGCCGGGCCGCAGAGTGGGTCTCGCTCCTGGATTCGTCCCAGCCAATTCACCGGATCTCCGATGAATCCCTTGCCTCGAGCAGACTCCACACGCTTGACCGGTGGCCGCAGGCAGCCGATCTGCAGGCCATTGACTTCTTCTGCGAGCCGGACTCGGAAGACGAAACGGGCGAGCAGGTCGTGTGGCGGCTAATCGCGTTCGTGCAAGCCCTGGTTTCCTACCGGATCGAGCACGCAAGTCGCCCCTGCCGCATGACGGTCGTGACCCACAGGGCCGTGCACGACGTTGGAGATCCGCGAGGGAGTGGGCCGTGGGGAGCGGTTCGCAGTATGGCTGCCGAGGTTGGTGAGGAAGCAAGAATCGACTTTCGTCTCGTGGACCTGGGTGATTCCGGCGACCTGAAGACGTTGGCCCGGCTTGCTCGGACCGATTTGCGCGAGCGAGAGTTGGCGATCCGGCAGCGCCGCCTGTGGGTGCCGCGGATCGTCAGCATTCGTGAACGTTTTTCAGGAGTGCCGGGCCGCGCGCAGCCCACCTACCGGCTCACCCTGGACAACCCCGGCCAGATTGTCGGTCTGCAGATGAAGACCTACCAGTTGCCGCTGCCCGGGCCGTCGGATGTGGAGATCGAGGTGGCGGCCACCGGGCTCAACTTCCGCGACGTCATGGTTGCGCTGGGGTTGTTGCCGGCCCTGGCCTATGAGCGTTCGGCGATGGGCCGTGAAGTCGGGATGGAGGGAAGCGGGATCGTCCGCCGCGTCGGACCGGAAGTGCATCATTGCCGCGTGGGTGATGAGGTCGCGTTCATACAGGGCGGGTGCATCGCCAATCGCGTCATCGTCAACCAACACCACGTTTTCGCCAAGCCTGCCAGTCTGAGCATGGAGGAAGCCGCATCCTCGTTGTCGGTATACGTCACCGCCTACTATTCCCTGATTCACCTGGCCCGTCTGAGCCAGGGTCAGCGCGTTCTTGTTCATTCGGCTATGGGGGGTGTCGGGCAGGCTGCGATCGCCTTGGCCAGACACGTGGGGGCGGAAATCTATGCTACCGCCGGCAGCCGGAGCAAACGCGAACGCTTGCTGGCGATGGGAGTGCGAGGGGCTTTTGACTCCCACAGCTTCGACTGGTACGACGATCTGATGGCGGCGACCGGCGGTGAGGGCGTCGACGTCGTGCTGAATTCCCTGGCAGGCCACCACATTCAGTTGTGTCTGCAGGCCCTGCGCCCGGGGGGGTGGCATTGCGAGATCGGCAAGATCGATATCTATGCCGACAGCGATCTCAGCCTTCGTGTCTTCCGCAAGAACCTGCGCTTCGCGGCCATCGATGTGGACCGCATGATGATCGACGACCCGGACCTTTCGCGCCATCTTTCTCAAGCTTGCCTGGACTTGCTCGATCAAGGAGCGTTGTCGCCGTTGCCGGTGACCGTGTTTCCTTACCAGGACTACGCCAAGGCCCTGCGTTTGATGACGACGGGCCAACACCAGGGGAAACTGGTCCTTCAGGCCCCCCGATCTCTTTCCGGACCCGAATTCCCGATTGCCGACGCGCGGCCGTTTCTCGACCCGGATGCCACCTATCTGGTGACCGGGGGTTTGGGTGGCTTCGGGCTTCGATTGTTGCCCTACCTGGTAGCCTCGGGAGCTCGCCATCTCACTTTGATGGACCGGGATCCTGAGCGACGCCGGAGCGTCGAGTGGATTCGCAGGTCGACTACGCTGATCAACATGAATCAGGATGTCGAAATCGACATTGTTTCGGGCGACGTGGCCGTTGAAGCGGACGTTCGGCGCTGTGTGGCCCAACTGCAGAAACCCCTGAAGGGGGTCTTTCATCTCGCCGGAATGCTGGACGACCGGCTGCTGGCCGACACCTCCGGTGAATCCGTGACCCGAGTATTCGCGCCCAAGGCTCGTGGCGCGCTGCATCTGCACCGGGCCACCGCCGGCCATCCGCTGGATCACTTTGTCCTTTTCTCTTCGATCTCCTCCACCTTCGGCAACTTCGGGCAGATCAACTACAGCGCCGCCAACGCGTTCGTGGACGGACTGGTTGCCTGGAGGAAGCTGCAGGGCCTGCCGGGTCTGTCCTACAGCCTGGCAGCCGTGGCCGAGGTCGGAATGGCCGCTCGCAATCTTCACCTGTTGCGAATGATGAGGGCTGTCGGTACGCCACCGGTCAGCAGCGATTCCGCCATAGGCAACCTCGATTACGCCTTGCGTTCGGCCGGCGACCGGGACCATCTGATGACCATCTTCTTCACCCGGCCGCCGTGGACTTTCAATGCTCCGGACTATATGAGGGCCGGGCGCTTGATGAACAACCAGGATGCCTTCGAGGGTGAAGCGAGCAGCCAGTTGACAGTCGAGGGCGTCGTAGCGCAGATCGCCGAAAAGGTCGCCGAACTCTGCGGCCACGAAGAGGGAGGCGTCGAGGAACCGTTGTCCAGCTTCGGGCTCACCTCCATCTCGGTTGCCGAACTTGGGACGTTTATCCAGACGCAGTTCAACTACCAGGTGAGCGCGCTCGAGTTGATGACGACAGCTTCCTCGCTGTCTCTGGCACAGGCGATCGTCCATGGGACGGCTGATGTTGAGCAGGACCAGGCCGAAACGGACAGGGTTGACACCGAGGACGCTACGCATACTGTCCAGCGGCACCTTCGCCGGGCGCCGTCGGCTTTTGCCAACGCGCGCGAGGACCACTTTCCGAACGGCCGCCGTTTGGAAACCGGGATTGTGCGAGCCTCGGCCGACACGCACGCCGGATGA